ATCTAGGGGATTTCAAACAAAACCATTTTCCCTGATCCCTTAAGATTATCCTTTCTGGCATACAGGGTATTGAGTCTTAGGGTAGAAGTGAAGGCAgggcgggaggtgggggcagaaggaaagtgGGAAAGTTCATGAACCAGCTCTGCCCTTCATTTTGCCTATTTGGAGTTACTGGATTCAATCACTGGGCAGTATTTATTTGAATGAAATGTATTCCTTATGAAAACTGCCTCCAAATCCGGAGAGATGGTCTGTGCTCCCTGTCCACGCACAGCACCACACCCCTGTGTCACCTGAGAGCAGCTGACTGGAACACCTGATGCAGCTGCCACCTCCCCACCTCTTCCCTCAGACCTCCTCTCCTCACAGTAGGAGGAAGAGTACTCCTGATCTTGACTCTCAGCTTGATGTGTATTTCAGATTGCTGGGCTGATCGGTCTCCACTTCATGAAGCGGCAGCTCAGGGGCGCCTACTGGCCCTGAAAACTTTAATTGCACAAGTAAGTAAATGAAATACTTGATCCTTTGTGCTTGTGCTATAATCAGGCTTTATTCTTAATCAGCTTTAAAGGTAGCAGGGATCTTGCTGGCTCCATTTGGGTCCCAGCACAACTGTTTGAGATGGATGTATCCTCTCCCAACTCACTGTTTGttcctcctgcctctcctttCTTGGGGAACTGGTTGATTTTCTGCCCATTTCCATCCTTCCCCTTCTGGGTCTTTTTTTGCATCACAGAACGTTTCCCCATGAGGCTCATGGAGGATGCTCTCAAACTTATGTTGCACTGACTCACCTTATTCTCTCCCATTGTGCCTTAATAATAGTAGCCTTGAGGTTGCATTTATCAGCTATTGCTCTGCAACAAAGTATCTTGAAACATAGTGGCTGAAAAGGACAAACACTTAGATTCTCATGGTGTCTATAGACCAAGGAGCAgcttagctgggtggttctggctccATGTCTCTTTGGCTCCAAATCTCTTAGAGCCAGAACCAAGGTGGTTCAGGCTGCAGAGTGTCAGACAGGGCTCCAGTCATCTCAGAGCTTGACCAAGGGAAGGACCTGGTTCTAACTTCACTTATGAAGTTGTTGGCCATTTTCAATGCCTTGACGCATGGGGCTCACCTTGGGACTGTGTCACGAGATGGTAGCTGGCTTCTTCCATAGACATCATGAGAGACAGCCTAAGGAGGAAGTCTCAGTACATAGCCTGTAGCCTATCTCCAAAGTGACATCTGATTGCTTCTGCCATATTCTCTTCATTAGCTGGGAGTCAGTAAATCCTGCCCACACCCAAGGGGAGTAGAGTATACAAGTGAGCCAGTACCACGGGGCAGGAGCTATCTTGATCACTGGGAGCCATCTTAGAGGTTCACTACCTGATGATCCACTATTTCAAGAGCAAACATGAAATAGGTCAACAAGTGGGTAGATCTTACTCCTTAGGAAAGATTTATTCAAATCACAGTTACTAAGGCTATTTTATTTATGACTGTCCACAGCACCATGAATAGTAAGTATCTGTGAGGTGGATGAAAGCATCCACAGTCCATTACTTTGTTTTAGAGTCTGTGTGTGTACAGAGGAAGTAAGTCATTAGAGCTTTTCCCCCACATCCTAGGTACCACCAAAGCTGGCTTTCTTATTTTGAATTGAAACAGCTGGACACACTgctctttttctctgtgtgtgtgtgcctttttttccttttctcccttgagTTGTGTTACTTCTTAAGAAAgtagaagcaaaaggaaaacagtACTGCCAGTTGGATGGACTTTGCACTTGATTTTATCacttgctcatttatttttaagtacttataatttggtttgatttttttccttccagttttattgatataattgGCCAagagcactgtataagtttaaggtgtacagcataatgatttgacttacacacATCGtggaatgattaccacagtaagtttagtgagcATCTGTTGTCTCACATAGATCCCACACTGAAAAACTtctttcccttgtgatgagaactttcagtatttactctcttaactttcatatatGACACACAGCAGTGTTCATTCtattcatcatgttgtacattacatccctagtacttatccctggaagtttgtaccttttgactccctccatccctggaagtttgtaccttttgactccctCCATCCAGATCTCACCCCCATCCTCtgctctggtaaccacaaatctgatctctttttctgtaaGTTCATTtgcttttgaagtataattgacctacaacactttGTTAGTTCCTATTACACCACATAGTCACTTGCtctttctgtacatttcaaaataattaccaTGAGAGGTCTAGTTATCCTCTGTCACTAAAGATATCACagaattattgactatatttcccatACTGTACATTTCATCCCCATGACTCATTTGTTTTGTAACCAAAGGTTGGTACTTCTTAATCTATGTCAtctatttctctcctcctcctcagtcATTAAGCACTTAAAATGTTACTTGGTTGGAGTATTTTTCATATGTGACATATTTACatagcttaaaaattaaaatgataggaacctccctggtggtccggtggttgagactctgtgctgCCAGTGCATGgagcgtgggtttgatccatggtcggGGGCTGGAGTCGCGCATGCCtcacagacaaaaaaagaaaagaaaaatttaaaggacagaaaaacaTACACAGTGAAAAGTGATTTCCTTACctcaatatttttattagtttttggaCTGTAAccatcctctgttcatggaattctccaggcaaaaatactattggagtgggttgccatttcctactccaattaGTAAATACACTTTTTCTTTTAGAACACTTTTAAAGAagagttgcaaagatagtacacaGAGTTCCAGCATACCCTTCACCCAACTGTACATAACCCTGGTAACTagtcaaaaataagaaatgaacatTAGTAGAACACCACTAACTAAACTGCAGAGTACTGGTATGACACCAGTCTTCCCACTaagctcctttttcttttccaggatcCAGTCCAGGCTATCACATTGCTTTTAgcactttatttttaactgtacTTCAAAAGCATGTTGGTTTCTATAGTGTCCTTCAAAATGTAAAGAGCATTCCTCATGGAGAATTTTTCAGCTTTTTCATAGCACATCCCCACTTATTTACCCTTACACACTGGTAAACATTGGATTATTCTATTTTCTACTCTGTTTTACATACAGATAGTTTGATGTGCTCTGAGCAAAACATTAAACCAAGGATCGGGAGCTTATGATGATCACACTGGCTGTCACCGACAGCTTGGAAACCTCAAATCTTTATCAGTCGTTTGAACTCTGCTCCTCCGTTTTCTCATGTGATTCTCTGTAGCTCATCTTTCAGGCCCGTCCActgtttcttgttgttgttcaattgctcagtcatgtctgactctttgcgaccccatggaccgcagcacaccaggcttccctgtccatcaccgactcacggaacttgctcaaacccatgtccatcgagtcgatgccatccaaccatctcatcctctgtcgtcccctttttcccctgccctcagtctctctcagcatcagggtcttttctgatgagtcagctcttcgcatcaggtggccaaagtattggagcttcagcatcagtccttccaatgaatattcaggatttatttcctttaggatggactggttggatctccttgcagtccaagggactctcaagagttccaGCATTGTACAAGTCCAGGGATTCTGAGAGTTTGCACGGGACCAATGTTTTTTCCTAGCGCactgctgccaccttgtggactATTTTGGGCCAAGCTCCAGGGCTTGCGGGATTCTGGttgcccgaccagggattgaactgggagCGAGGTTGGAGGGGgcactcagcagtgaaagcacggagtcctaaccactggtctgccaggAAATTTCTTGTGGactactttttaacatgctgtaatttttattttcttaaaacatatatgggaaaaggaaaagaaaccttgTATTAGATATCCAATTGTAAATACATAGCACATCTCGGGTAATGACGTCATACTCAGGACATAAACATGGACAGACCAGGAGGCACAGTGGGCAGTCCCAGCTGCTGGTCACTGGAGGGATGCAGCCAGCACCGTGGAGGTCTGGTAAGAGGGGTGGGAACAGATTGGGCTTTGGGGTTCAGGATCATGCACTGGGTTTTGGAGGGTTTCAGTAGGTCAGTTATGAGGCAGGAAATCAAAAGCACAGCTTGACTGGGTCCTGGCAGAACCTAAATGCTTTTACAGACTAAAGACTTATCCCCATGGTGATCATGGGGAAGCGTAAGGACTAAGTTGTTAGAATCAAGacatggggatttccctggcagtccagtggctgactcCGTACTTCAATACAGGGAGCACGGGGCGCAGGTTcaggccctggttggggaactaagttcccacatgccacagtgcagccccctcccccccaaaaaaatagaATCAGGGCATGAAGTCAGCACTGGCTGGCAGCTAGGTTGAGCCTAGCATCTCTCACGTGGACTCCAAGGGGAGGGAAGTGGAGCACAGCAGGATGGAAGGGCAGACGTGCTAGGGCTGGGCGTAGATGTTGGGATCTGAGGAAGGAGATGAGTGTCAGTGGAGGTGTGACGGTCAGCATCACTGCTACTACGGCACTGGAATCCCAGGAGCACTGTCTGCTGTATTGACTACTCTTGAGCCTGAGCGGCATCCTTCTGTGCCAAATCCAGTTgtaccccccgcccccccaccctgGGACTCTGCCACCTGGATCAGAAAGAGTCCACATGTGACAGAGGCGGAGGAAGAAAGGGGAAGTGGGTAGATGAGGAAGACGAAGGAAGAAGTACGAGATGAAGAAGAAGGGAGCCAGAAAGTCCTTGATTACCAAACAGGGTGCGTGTCTTACAGGGAACAAGGTGCCTGTCAAGTCTGTTTAGCTGTGGAAGGTCTGCAGCCAATATATGAATAGCAGTGTTCTGGCTGggtttccccaccccaccctaccccaccacGATTTCTGTCTCCCCACTAAGCTTTTAGAGGAGAGATCCGTGTTATAAGCTTTGAAGCTCCAAATGCTGGCACATTGCCCGGTCCAGAGTACTGAGTGAACTTTCGCTGAATCAGTGAATCAGAGGCTCCTAGCCATGTTTCGATTTCCCTGGTCATGGCCTCTACTCCTCTCAAGATGGTATCTGCAGTCTGAACACTTGACCAACAAGACCCACAACCTTGTTTCCATTCTTACTGCTGACACAGCCTTTAACCCACTTCTCTCCAAATTGTAGGGCGTCAATGTGAACCTGGTAACAATTAACCGGGTCTCTTCTCTCCACGAGGCGTGCCTTGGCGGACATGTGGCCTGCGCTAAGGCCTTGCTGGAGAACGGTGCCCACGTGAGTAGCAGCCCTGCCTGTGGGTTCGGTGCCCTGGGACAGCTTCTAATCCTTAAAGACCCATCACCTTCCAGAATGCGCTTATCTGCAGTGGGGTGTGCAGGCCTGGCCCATCTGGGCACATGTTCTTGGATGGTCAGGAAAATACTGCTGGTATATTCCTTTCTTCAGCCTCTTTAGTAGTAGtagtttagctgctaagttgtgtccaactcttgcaaccccacagactgtagcccgtcaggctcatctgtccatgggattctccaggcaagaatactggagtgggttgccatttccttctccaggggatcttcccaacccaggaatcgacactgggtctcctgcattgcaggcagattccttaccaactgagctatggccTCTATGTTCCTGTGCAAATGTTCAGATGAGGTAATTCACAGAACTCATTCAAAACTGATATTAActtgggggtaaaaaaaaaacagcccgagtgaaattcatttgaaaactgatcttggaaaatttattttaaaaacctttaaaagaacaaaaaccacTTTTAATTCAGCGTTGTACACCCACAACGATTTTTATTGAGCAAAATTAGCAGATTAAATGAGCTTGTAATAAAATAGTACCATGGAAAAGCAGTACAAAGTGAACTTTAAAATTCTCTCCTTTTCAAGGAGTGACTGAGGGGCTGTATGTAGTACAGATATCAGAATAGAATTATGAATTTAATACTTGTGAAAATCTCAGTGACCTTTATTTAGTTACCAGatactggtttttaaaaattttgattggaggatatgatttacagtgttgcattagcACCAGATATTGTTTTgatgttaatttcatttttaaactcaacccttatattcttttctttgtgaACTGTAACGTTTTTAAGTGCTTAATGAAGATCTTTGCATTTTATATGGAAGTTGGGTTTCTACTTGTAGAACTGAATGTAACAATCGTCCTTAGGCAGTGATTTTCCTGATGCCACAGTGGTTGTGTATGTTCATTAGGTTCTCTGGGGGCAAGGTTGGGTGGGGGCCATTTCCTGTTAAGCTAGGTGACTGGAGTCACAGGTGAGAAATTGAGGAGCCTCTTGGAGGTTCTGTGGGGgacaaagaaaagagaacaacATGGTCTCTTGTCTTTGGCAGTCTCATGAGGGAACGGTCAGtaaatattatcttatttaacatACAGATCAGAATAAGAGAGGAATAAGAGAAATTTgatttattaatagaaaattcCTCAAAATTGGCAGTTCCATGGGTACCTTGAGCTTGGTGCATCTGAAACTGTGCTTATCATGATCTTCCCTCTAGGACCAGCTCCTTCTCTTGGATTTGCAGCCCCAAACCTGAAGTCATCTTCATTCTTCCATCTCCCCATCTGATTAATCACAACATCCCAGGAATCCCTAGAGTGTATGAATTTACCTACACTTGTCCCTGTCCTTGTTTGTCTCTGCCATCTTAGTATCTTATTTAACTTTCCAATTCAATGGGGGCTATCCTGGCATTGTGGGGAAATAATCTTGTTTCTGAAACaagacagtttgatctctggaagGCACTGAGGTTGGTTAAAGACACCATGGGttgttttttttacttaatttatttattttaattgcaggctaattactttacagtattgtagtggtttttgccatacattgacatgaatcagccatgggtgtcctcaggggtcatcccagtgcaccggccctgagcaccctgtctcatgcatcaagcctggactggcgatctgtttcacatatgataatatacatgtttcattgctattctcacatatcatcccaccctcactttctcccacggagtccaaaagactgttctctacatctgtgtaaAGACACCATGTTGGTGGCtgttttctttgtgtatttttcctGGTCACAATCTCTTCAGGAGTCATTTTGGCATATGCAATTTGTGTGGATTATAATAGACCAGAAAGGAAATCTGTGGCAAGAAAGAACTATGGGGGAATCACTGAGGAGATTTTTTTGTAAGCACAGATTCTGGGACCGTACGCTAGATGATTTCTATAGTACTTTCCATTCCTGACGTGTTTGTTCATGACTGGGAGGGGGAGTCAGCTCCATATGAATGGAAAGTGGAGATAATTGTTGTTGCAGatgtttattgaatgcttattGGGCACCAGGCAATGTTCTAGGTGTTTCACATATAGGAACTCAGCTGATCCACCCAGTAACCTCATGAGGTCATTTCTTTTAtggtcctcattttacagataaggaaacccaGGCACTGGAGGCTACTATCCCAAGCAAGATCTCTGAGCACGTAAAAGAGAGCTGGGATCTGAACACCAGCCGTAGTTGTTCCAGAGACCGTGTTCTACACCCCAATATAGGACCACTCCTCAGTAGCCAGGAGGCTCCTAAGAAGCTCTAGAGTACctctgaatacatttaaaaaactgacCCCTTTTGCCCCACTTGTGATGCTATTTATAGGTGACAGTTGATAGACTGCTGGTACCTAAAAAGCACAATACTGTAAGGACATAGAGTTGTCTCACTCATTGACCAGCATGGCACATTTCCCCATGCAGTTACATAGGAATgcaccctgggagatggtgagaaagAAAGTGCAAACTGTCTGGTTCTCTCTTTGCCATCGTTAGGTCAATGGGGTGACAGTTCATGGAGCCACGCCCCTCTTTAATGCTTGCTGCAGTGGCAGTGCTGCGTGTGTCAACGTGCTGCTGGAGTTTGGCGCCAAGGCCCAGCTCGAGGTGCACCTGGCCTCACCCATCCACGAGGCAGTGAAGAGAGGTAAATGAGGCATCACATCACACTCACAACATTGAGGGGCTCCCTTCAGTCTGCATGAATCAAGGGTAGAGTGTTCACCTTGCAACGATCTCCCAGACCTTCTTCACCAGGAGACTAGGTGTGGCTTAATTAATCCTACAGCAGTAACTTCAATAGGAAATAACACCGGGGAATGACATAGCCTTTCTTAGAACTGGGAATGGTTGGCTGCCTCAGATGCCCTGTTTCCTGGGCTCAGTCTCTGAGTCGGCCTTACTTGAGGCTCTTTGCTGGTGTTTGGGTGGGAGCTGGTGGAGTTATGCGTACAGGGGTAACTTCCATGAATTGTgctgtgtttctgtctctgtcctcACTAGAAAAGAACAGCTCATGCCCCAAAGCCTGTAAAACATCAACCACGACtataaaattaattatgaaaGTGTCTGAAAGCCCAGGCTAATCGTTTCTCTAATGGAAGATTAAAGGTGACCGTCCACAACAAGCAATATATTCTAGATGAGCTGATGGCTCTCGAGGTCATTAGTTCTTGAAAAAAAGTTCCAGCTTTAAAAAACATGCCATTGGAAACCTTGAATGGACTCTAGATTTCTATATTCTCATAGAAATGATGGAAAGAGTAAAATTAAGGAATTAGAAAATGATgtgcagagacttccctggtggtttagtgactGAGACTCTGGGCTCCTGGTTCCGATGGCCTGAGTtcggatccctggtcagggagctagatccatgtgccgcaactaaagattctgcatgccacaactaagacctgacttAGCCACATAGATACCTATGTGCATAGACTAGACGTGAACAAGAAGAGCCATCGAAAGGCCAACACCATTTGTCAGAGGTAACACCCAAAGAACACCATTTCTGTTAACCAGCAGTGGAGATGTTCTCTTATGTTGAGATCAGAAGTACAGTGGAGGGAGTTGACTGGTGGCATAGTGCTTAGGTGGCATTGgctctttcactgctggggcccaggttcagtccctggtcgggaactgagatcctgcaagctgtgtagTACaatcaaagttttttaaaaattttaattaaaaaaaagaaatacaatggaGAAGTTAGAACACTGTAGAACAGTGATTTTTGCTGGTATAATGAGGATTAAAGTATTTCAAAAGGCAGTAATGAAAGATTTGTCCTAGGTTGTTAAACCTGTCACTTGGTAAaagtattattattgttttttttgcAGAGGATTACTATCaatgatagggcttcccaggtggcacagtggtaaagaatcctcttgcaatgccaaagacttggtttgatctctgggttgggaagaactcctggagaaggaagtggcaacccactccagtattcttgcctggaaaatcccgtggacagaggagcctggtgggctatagtttatgggattgcaaagaatcagacatgactgagtacgcgtgcacacacacacatgcacacagacacgtgcccgtacacacacacacacaaacacacactataAATGATACAAAATCCCCAAATCTCAATGTAAAATCTCTATGGTTTTGATGTCCTATACATATTTGATAAACATTTCTTAATAATTGATGCTGATTATTTCCCAAACTTAAAGTAAGTCCTTTAAGTTGTAGGGAAATAGTTACtctggaaatgaaatgaaagtgtttaaaatgttttaaattttgatttgaaGTAAAGTTTAATCTATTATTTGCATTTCCATCCACaagttttaaaatggataaatattGGGAATGGTTTGAATTAAGTAGTTCTGCAGTGTTTAGATGGTTATATATAAAGTGCTTGGTATCTATGTgtgtaacatatatatacatacatatatatatatatatacttatcgTAAACAAAGAGTTCATGTGTCtcctcacattttttttctgtcataaaAACATGTTAGGGCCCAATGTCCGCAGAACAGAAGAACAAATAGCAAATTTATTATTCTAGATACTATATTAGTGCCAGTCATTTGACTAAAAATCTTCCTGAGAATACTTAAATTTAACTCAAGCTAGATTCAATTTCTTCTGTAAAAAAAGGGacaggaattattttaaaatgtttattagatGCACTGTATTTACCAGGCAGTTTTAGGTCCTGATTAGATATTATTTCTGAATTCTTACAGCTTTAAACCTCTAAACAAGTGGAGGGGGGCGGTCAGTCTGAGTTACTACTTTGACAGATTAATGCTATAATCCAGGTATAAAATTACTTAGTTGAACAAATAGTTTTGAATTTGCAGAATCTTTATTTATAGGTTTAATGCATAATTATGCTTAATTCAGAATTTGTGATAAATCAGGCAGGCTTGATGAAGCTTACTTTTATGTCATCTATAAAGAAAAGGTTGGTTAAGCTAATCaacaataagatttttttaaggaaacatttaaaccttctaaaaagaACAAACTCTTTGTAAAACTCCCATCAATACCTCAGAAGCAATTGCTCCCAAACAAATCGTTCATATGCTTCAAATTAATCATGTCTGTCTATTAATGGGGCCAACTCTCGAAGGATATTTCTTGCTTATATAGTTCTTGTTAGCCGCTAAACTTAGCCACTAAAGTGCATTTGAATAGATTTTATACTTTAAGCTTTTTATTAAATATCATAGGAGTCTTCCAGGTTAACCAAAATAAGGAGGTGCATGGCATGGCCATCCACCCAATCTTACATGCATGTTGAAAGAAGAGGAGAGATTTGTAATGGAGAGGGATGGGTCAGGGTTGGGCCttggatctgctgctgctgctgttaagttgcttcagtcgtgtctgaccctgtgcgaccccatagacggcatcccaccaggctcccctgtccctgggattctccaggcaagaacactggagtgggttgccatttccttctccaatgcatgacaatgaaaagtgaaagtgaagttgctcagtcgtgtccgactcttagcgacaccatggactgcagcccaccaggttcctctgtccatgggattttccaggcaagagtactggagtggggtgccattgccttctctaccttGGATATGAGCACTGGCTTTTCAGAGTAATAATAGCATGAGTCATTTGTCCCCCTGGGTCTTGTAGCCTCTGCCTGTAAACCAGGGACTTATTATAGAGAGTGATTTCATCTGTATTCCTTGGAACCCTTGGTTTGGTTGGAGGTACCTCAAAGGCTGTGAGGAAGAATTTCAGTGGGGGATGCATGGGCGTGCTCttttttttattggttttattttggaaatttctaAGATTTCCCCCACTCCCAAATTTTTTtctgctaccaaaaaaaaaaaaaaaaaatctagattgtTTCTAAAGCCCATTCCAGATAACCAATGATTCTGTGAATAGTTAATATTTTCCTTACTTGAGTGAAGTTTTCTTGTGTTCTACCAGGTAATAGAGAGTGCATGGAGATTCTACTGGCAAATAATGTTAACATTGACCAAGAAGTGCCTCACCTTGGAACTCCCTTGTATGCGGCTTGCACCTACCAGAGGCTTGACTGTGTGAAGAAGCTTCTAGAATTAGGTAACTTCCAGTAGTCTTTTCATGAGAAGAACTGAATAATCTTGCTTTTCCATGGCTTCACAGACTAAGTTCTTGTCAGGCTGGACAAAATTCTGACAGCATTTGATGTTTCAGTGCTTAAAATGGAACTTCAGAGATGAGTGTCTGTAGTTCTCAGTTGTGCTTCCATTTACCTGGTGTGGTTCTCCTTGGGGGCCTCAAGGGAGAGCAAGAGTTTCTTTCCCATAAATCCAAGGGGAAAACAACCAGTTGTATTTAACTGGCTCTTTTTGAGTCACATGCCCATCTCTGAACCCAATCATGGTGGCCAAGGGAATACCTTGACCAGATTGGCTTAGGCCTAGATTTCAGTCTGCACAGCATGGTTGAGCTTCGCTGGAAACGGAGGAGCTGGGAATCACAGAAGATGGTTCCCCAGAGGGCACTCTAGGTGTGGTTACCaggaggatcagttcagttcagttcaatcgctcagttgtgtccgactttgcaaccccatggactgcagcatgccaggcttccgtgtccatcaccaactctcggagcttgctcaaactcatgtccatcgagttgctggtgccatccaaccatctcatcctctgttgtccccttctctctctgttgtccccttccatctttcccagcatcagggtcttttccagtgagtcagctctttgcattgggtggccaaaatattggagcttcagcttcagcatccgtccttccaatgagtattcaggactgatttcctttaggatggactggttggatctccttgcagtccaagggactctcaagagtcttctccaacatcacagttcaaaagcatcaattctccagcactcagccttctttatggtccaactcttatatctgtacatgactactggagaaaccatagctttgactagacagacctttgtcggcaaagtaatgtctctgctttttaatacactgtctagttttgtcatagcttttctcccaaggagcaagcgtcttttaatttagcaGACACTTCCCATAGAATACTTTAGATTAATCCTGCTAAATTatttagtcatttttaaattctcaaaGACATATACAGAAACTGAGAGTCCAAGGAAAAGTAAAAGGTCTTGAAACTATTATTTGGTTAAAGATTCCCTAAACTTAGCCACTGCCATAAAGGTACAGATTATAGTAAGAACCTTTAAATAGGAATTTTTTTCTCtgagatttttgtcttttttttttaaatcccctatggtttttcctgtggtcatgtatggatgtgagagttggactgtgaagaaggctgagtgccaaagaattgatgcttttgaactgtggtgttggagaagactcttgagagtcccttggactgcaaggagatccaaccagtccattctgaaggagat
The nucleotide sequence above comes from Bos javanicus breed banteng chromosome X, ARS-OSU_banteng_1.0, whole genome shotgun sequence. Encoded proteins:
- the ASB11 gene encoding ankyrin repeat and SOCS box protein 11 isoform X4, which encodes MSCHPASCYLQHELGCRSRTLLQMYCWADRSPLHEAAAQGRLLALKTLIAQGVNVNLVTINRVSSLHEACLGGHVACAKALLENGAHVNGVTVHGATPLFNACCSGSAACVNVLLEFGAKAQLEVHLASPIHEAVKRGNRECMEILLANNVNIDQEVPHLGTPLYAACTYQRLDCVKKLLELGANVNHGQWLDTPLHAAAKQNSVEIIHLLIDYGANLKCKNAQGQSALDLAAPKSSVEQALLLREGPPALSQLCRLCVRKCLGRNCHKTIHKLYLPDPLEKFLLYQ
- the ASB11 gene encoding ankyrin repeat and SOCS box protein 11 isoform X5 yields the protein MVLLTPNTPDCWADRSPLHEAAAQGRLLALKTLIAQGVNVNLVTINRVSSLHEACLGGHVACAKALLENGAHVNGVTVHGATPLFNACCSGSAACVNVLLEFGAKAQLEVHLASPIHEAVKRGNRECMEILLANNVNIDQEVPHLGTPLYAACTYQRLDCVKKLLELGANVNHGQWLDTPLHAAAKQNSVEIIHLLIDYGANLKCKNAQGQSALDLAAPKSSVEQALLLREGPPALSQLCRLCVRKCLGRNCHKTIHKLYLPDPLEKFLLYQ
- the ASB11 gene encoding ankyrin repeat and SOCS box protein 11 isoform X2 gives rise to the protein MKEETSSFCICFSQLLIKVFLALLTHFYIVKGNRKEAARIAEEIFGEISDCWADRSPLHEAAAQGRLLALKTLIAQGVNVNLVTINRVSSLHEACLGGHVACAKALLENGAHVNGVTVHGATPLFNACCSGSAACVNVLLEFGAKAQLEVHLASPIHEAVKRGNRECMEILLANNVNIDQEVPHLGTPLYAACTYQRLDCVKKLLELGANVNHGQWLDTPLHAAAKQNSVEIIHLLIDYGANLKCKNAQGQSALDLAAPKSSVEQALLLREGPPALSQLCRLCVRKCLGRNCHKTIHKLYLPDPLEKFLLYQ
- the ASB11 gene encoding ankyrin repeat and SOCS box protein 11 isoform X3, translated to MLQLTGENEKNLEVSESGRSLGVWKEISFGDYICHTFQGDCWADRSPLHEAAAQGRLLALKTLIAQGVNVNLVTINRVSSLHEACLGGHVACAKALLENGAHVNGVTVHGATPLFNACCSGSAACVNVLLEFGAKAQLEVHLASPIHEAVKRGNRECMEILLANNVNIDQEVPHLGTPLYAACTYQRLDCVKKLLELGANVNHGQWLDTPLHAAAKQNSVEIIHLLIDYGANLKCKNAQGQSALDLAAPKSSVEQALLLREGPPALSQLCRLCVRKCLGRNCHKTIHKLYLPDPLEKFLLYQ